One Campylobacter sputorum subsp. sputorum DNA segment encodes these proteins:
- a CDS encoding quinone-dependent dihydroorotate dehydrogenase — protein MQYNTIKNIFFKFDPETAHHIAEIGLKSASKFPFALNILKKNFTYKNEILNQNIFGLNFPNPIGIAGGFDKNATMIKSLFALGYGHIEYGTLTPKPQSGNAKPRLFRLIEEESIQNAMGFNNDGSVVIKNRIEDIYPFEIPIFCNIGKNKITPNAEAINDYINLVKIFSEISDSFVINISSPNTPNLRDLQEESFINDLFLAIKPLTSKPIILKISPDMSIEKSLQICTTAIKNGANGIILTNTTIDYSLSKNAKNFGGISGQLLKNRSKTLLKELAKELFGKTILISSGGINNADEAYERIKLGANLVQIYTAFIYNGPRICYNINSKLAEMIKKDGYENISQAVGVNLK, from the coding sequence ATGCAATATAATACTATAAAAAATATATTTTTCAAATTTGATCCAGAAACCGCACACCATATAGCAGAAATAGGCTTAAAATCAGCATCAAAATTTCCATTTGCTTTAAATATACTCAAAAAAAATTTTACCTATAAAAATGAAATTTTAAATCAAAATATATTTGGACTAAATTTTCCAAATCCAATTGGTATTGCAGGCGGATTTGATAAAAATGCAACTATGATAAAATCTCTTTTTGCACTTGGTTACGGGCATATTGAATATGGCACACTAACCCCAAAACCACAAAGTGGAAATGCTAAACCAAGATTATTTAGACTTATAGAAGAAGAAAGCATTCAAAATGCAATGGGATTTAACAATGATGGCTCAGTGGTTATAAAAAATAGGATTGAAGATATTTATCCATTTGAGATACCGATTTTTTGCAATATAGGCAAAAACAAAATAACACCAAATGCTGAGGCTATAAATGATTATATAAATTTAGTTAAAATTTTTAGCGAAATTAGCGATTCTTTTGTCATAAACATAAGTTCGCCAAATACGCCAAATTTAAGAGACTTACAAGAAGAAAGCTTTATAAATGATCTGTTTTTAGCCATAAAACCGCTAACAAGCAAGCCAATTATCTTAAAAATATCTCCTGATATGAGTATAGAAAAAAGTTTGCAAATATGCACAACTGCTATAAAAAATGGAGCAAATGGAATAATACTCACAAATACAACCATTGATTACTCTCTAAGTAAAAATGCTAAAAATTTTGGAGGCATTAGTGGACAACTTCTAAAAAACAGATCAAAAACACTTTTAAAAGAACTTGCAAAAGAGCTTTTTGGTAAAACTATACTCATTAGTTCTGGTGGCATAAATAACGCAGATGAAGCTTATGAGAGAATTAAACTTGGAGCAAATTTAGTTCAAATTTACACAGCTTTTATATATAATGGACCTAGAATTTGCTATAACATAAACTCAAAACTTGCAGAAATGATAAAAAAAGATGGATATGAAAATATATCGCAAGCAGTCGGAGTAAATTTAAAATAA